In Necator americanus strain Aroian chromosome IV, whole genome shotgun sequence, the following proteins share a genomic window:
- a CDS encoding hypothetical protein (NECATOR_CHRIV.G15784.T2) — MGPFESNIKQKMYVCLFTCLTTRAVHLEVVENLSAGAFLSSFIRFISRRGVPKLIRTDCGTNFKLGSKVIENLFLENDENGSSVMSYSASEGIKWIFNPPASPWMGGAWERMVGSVKRCFQKSIGRKKLSFEQMTTVISRIEAIINTRPLTKVSATDLDEIPIRPIDFLQGNLKYSIPSTQLQCGNGDTVYDPELLQTVAQAQEALMFSETIATVFWERWNKEYLTSLRDNQRVLLKQPRHVTNTPQIGEIVLIEQEFLPRGNWMYGKVLETVPSADGLVRSAKLLTPNKRVIQRPLNKLYPLEIRSSVGDSHLELEKDSTSEREIHQKERVDSAESSSRRTRPTRQSKTHALKVIQEFERSLDRPSTSSSRQVSTYLLMAMLALSTICPVTATAHENNSIKCNEGRVEIVPPSSRFELCINAMCRIMSNVSKSYIFELEKSSLDENSTITLRSECESSVVFSTMQCEPPDFCEKSALLMSKDLIGNPHCWPLGAIITLTVLVYLSINSIMLIIWLIKCTRNAKRKGTPNSTSEEETIPMRTFNPHPINIPSALLICVALLALASKVITCQHGYMRHSVEVVCENRGNCTYNYNEEVLFNRINSNLCIQLNHANKTIGLIKIRSRPMKLSCSKVSLFFTRETKLKIYHTTRCSQMGSCTQSKCSRIRLDEVIPEFKRSSPYPGYSICGSTCGGIACGCFLPFPACTFLRIAHVPKKTQTVFEVVSCMEWQPVIQIDVDFMLYNKGKLKSFSLQPYVTQKYDELSLTVISLQKPHSPLMDKRFAVTPMKAMMLPDHYQLPVECESEASVLDAFVNCTNRMICSCENMKAPQTIFSSLYELTPVGQWTELQYRLSESYVDMLAFAVVGPITQILVVEGRKNYVLQFSVRESEVVDRRRLAVCERPGAMARDEAGRLFVANRSSASIQLVDTVRWTSARNVALADSLVPHFSASWGLLAIPLKGAIRLQRYSFRFGCK; from the exons ATGGGACCATTTGAGTCAAACATCAAACAGAAAATGTACGTCTGTTTATTCACATGCCTCACTACCAGGGCTGTGCACCTTGAAGTGGTCGAAAATTTGTCAGCGGGTGCATTTTTAAGCAGCTTCATCCGTTTTATATCTCGAAGAGGTGTTCCAAAACTCATCCGAACTGATTGCGGAACGAATTTTAAATTGGGATCAAAAgtgattgaaaatttgttcctagaaaatgatgaaaatggtAGCTCCGTGATGAGCTACAGTGCCTCAGAAGGCATAAAGTGGATTTTCAATCCACCTGCTTCACCATGGATGGGAGGCGCATGGGAAAGAATGGTTGGCTCCGTGAAAAGatgctttcaaaaaagcattggacgtaaaaaattgtcatttgaACAAATGACTACAGTAATTTCAAGAATTGAAGCGATAATTAATACTCGCCCGTTGACAAAAGTAAGTGCAACGGATCTTGATGAAATACCGATAAGACCTATcgatttcctacaaggaaatCTAAAGTACTCTATTCCAAGCACGCAGTTACAGTGCGGTAATGGCGATACAGTATATGATCCCGAGTTGCTTcagacagttgcgcaagcacaGGAAGCATTAATGTTTTCGGAAACGATCGCTACAGTATTTTGGGAGCGATGGAACAAAGAGTATCTTACATCCTTGAGAGATAACCAGAGAGTGCTACTAAAACAACCGCGGCATGTGACAAATACACCGcaaattggagaaattgtACTTATTGAGCAAGAATTTCTTCCACGTGGTAACTGGATGTACGGCAAAGTACTAGAAACAGTACCAAGTGCAGATGGTCTTGTAAGATCAGCGAAACTCCTTACGCCAAACAAAAGAGTTATCCAAAGACCACTCAACAAGTTGTATCCCTTAGAAATACGTAGTTCTGTGGGAGACTCACATCTAGAACTCGAAAAAGACTCCACTTCTGAGCGGGAGATACACCAGAAAGAAAGAGTAGATTCAGCAGAATCATCTTCCCGCAGAACTCGTCCAACTAGACAATCGAAAACACATGCCTTAAAAGTCATccaagaatttgaaagaagtctTGACCGACCCTCTACTTCTTCAAGTAGACAGGTATCCACATATCTGCTGATGGCTATGTTGGCATTATCAACTATATGTCCAGTGACAGCGACAGCACATGAGAACAACTCAATAAAGTGCAACGAAGGAAGAGTAGAAATAGTGCCTCCTTCATCAAGATTTGAGCTTTGCATCAACGCAATGTGCAGAATTATGTCTAACGTATCGAAATCGTATATAtttgaattggaaaaatcatCATTAGATGAAAATAGCACGATTACGTTACGCTCTGAATGTGAGAGCTCAGTGGTCTTCTCGACTATGCAGTGCGAACCGCCAGACTTTTGCGAAAAATCGGCCTTGCTGATGAGCAAAGATCTTATAGGTAATCCTCACTGTTGGCCACTTGGAGCCATAATCACCTTAACAGTGTTAGTTTACCTTTCGATCAATAGCATCATGTTGATCATATGGTTAATTAAATGCACACGAAATGCAAAACGGAAAGGAACTCCGAATTCCACAtccgaagaagaaacaatTCCAATGAGAACATTCAATCCACATCCGATCAATATACCGTCCGCCTTGTTGATTTGTGTCGCACTCTTGGCACTAGCAAGCAAGGTAATTACTTGCCAGCATGGATATATGAGGCATAGTGTAGAGGTAGTCTGCGAAAATCGCGGAAACTGCACTTATAATTACAACGAGGAAGTTCTATTCAATAGAATCAACTCCAATCTTTGTATTCAGCTTAATCATGCTAACAAAACGATCGGACTTATAAAGATACGTTCGAGACCAATGAAACTGTCCTGTTCCAAAGTTTCATTATTCTTCACTAGAGAGACGAAACTCAAGATCTACCACACAACGAGATGCTCACAAATGGGCTCTTGCACTCAGTCTAAGTGCAGTAGAATTAGGCTGGACGAAGTAATTCCTGAGTTCAAAAGATCATCTCCATATCCAGGATACTCAATTTGTGGTAGCACATGCGGCGGTATAGCATGCGGTTGCTTCCTACCATTTCCAGCATGTACGTTTCTGAGGATTGCTCATGTTCCGAAGAAGACGCAGACTGTCTTTGAAGTAGTAAGTTGCATGGAATGGCAACCAGTAATCCAAATTGACGTCGATTTCATGCTTTATAATAAAGGAAAGCTGAAATCTTTCAGTTTACAACCTTATGTTACACAAAAGTATGATGAACTGTCGTTGACAgtcatttctttgcaaaaacctCATTCTCCATTGATGGACAAAAGATTCGCTGTAACCCCAATGAAGGCTATGATGCTACCAGATCATTATCAACTTCCCGTTGAATGCGAGTCAGAAGCATCTGTTCTAGATGCCTTTGTGAACTGCACAAATCGCATGATCTGTTCTTGCGAAAATATGAAAGCACCGCAAACA ATCTTCTCCTCCCTCTATGAATTGACTCCTGTTGGCCAATGGACAGAACTACAATACCGCCTCTCTGAAAGTTACGTAGACATGCTAGCATTCGCAGTAGTTGGACCAATCACACAGATCCTTGTTGTGGAAG GACGTAAAAACTATGTGCTGCAATTTTCGGTACGCGAGTCTGAAGTAGTAGATCGCCGTCGTTTAGCTGTCTGTGAACGACCTGGAGCTATGGCGAGGGATGAGGCAG GACGTCTCTTCGTAGCAAATCGCTCATCAGCTAGCATCCAACTTGTCGACACAGTTCGATGGACTTCTGCTCGTAATGTCGCATTAGCAGACTCATTGGTACCACATTTTTCAGCCTCATGGGGCCTACTAGCAATACCCCTCAAAGGTGCTATTCGTCTACAGCGATATTCATTTCGATTCGGttgtaaatag
- a CDS encoding hypothetical protein (NECATOR_CHRIV.G15784.T1), with product MTLVFHKRPILLSAKTLQSLLDKYSTYSDEIKPSRTDEERYEEYLSAANLLSGSIETIKMSRNALQALIDKLQKEYEEARSKGNKKDLTNEVEEIENDTQFNERIAKANEMVYILSARVTEARNHMGKLARKMGITHREPTKQKPARINETHADQQTATESTATEETEEGSSQNDAIWLSEDNSNSEKSREDDEDFICRTLKPRQLSLPRFYGDEEEFPEFWAIYETLVDQSKVLSTVEKMLLLRDSLKGRAETAIKGIQLIPQNYKWMINALKKKYGNKPTNRAKIVQKLINLPAAKNDADSCMNTFDKIRMLMNQMVSAGQNIPQMQDAMWTEKILEKFPYTIVKNVLVTIQDQDEVKIEDVMDHLEKEINAKKFVDARLKGRVKFENHPNRRQYGVDVTEPPKLGKICRFCDNSNHISANCRTITDIKSRRNMVKEARQCWKCFSEEHSSYDCQKPNCPKCGKMHDVSLCISTSNDGNRTRYSAGDRSRNQSSSNTVPVPRNNTTTRNQYGNGRNNGNVRNNQQTNPHTADHSTNHSAEGSVYIDKRKEQVVLMTAEGNVWNNNTRQFEKLLFFFDTGAQKTIIREQTAREFGLPTQKTEICTMSGIGGHTEKYQTNIVPLKISNAFGKEIHMTIQTKPIITNGFSSVRLNDADKQYLQDNEICINNPRVRGEHQNPQILVGLDNYYDLVNTVDTITLPSGLRIARTVFGPTVHGKGSINSQQEATTITHGLSLVQEQNESEILQKLFELDGLGISSEECTKNENTFEYFKSYSKSISFENGVVTVPFPLKDNVIDLTDNYGIAYRRLISLQRQLSNNIHQREWYNKIMNDYIQNGVVELVHGQNKNSAGTYYMPHSGVWKPEKAKPLRIVFDASSKRVGQLSLNDVIYTGESFVNKIHDVLVASRTSGIILLCDIEAAFTQIRLVEDHKDLCRFLWLKDMNKPPNRDNIAEYRFNRLPFGNTSAPSILNMAILAYLNHKNTPLSLEIAKNIYVDNILLCATTKEEALEKYTASKNIFREIGMNLREYISNSAEVNRAIPKEDRAPTDNIKLLGVKYDTKSDEFVMKVTIPQKEKLTKRDIVSQINSIYDPVGLASPLIIKLKSLMREIYDTGIEWKQYVPQALCIKWNSVIQEINNACIRVSRPLLRSPTSHTSRISLWVFCDASKMAISTCAYLRCENTNEITSLISGKSKLTPKKIQQTIPRLELLAILIGLRMAKTILDSINIEIISVNVASDSEIALQWIRSSRKLPIFVTNQKDRILRLKTQIEVKSIPVHLFHVPTHHNPADVGTRGTTASLISDHDWVRGPRWLEHDQQTWLIRSIDNLSCDQFYEEIEDNQHVNVETTNESAESSRLIIDLARFSRYKTALRTFSVVGKLLSKWVKRCNYTRSTSITLNVLSLYTNEDVIAAEDMEISEKLILAAIHENINVQKLQKRFPNQKIIRDEKGIIRYKSRIQNANLPYDAKMPIFIPNYSELARLIIHDLHYGNAHCGKEQTLTLARQRFWIPQPSRMIKKYLRTCNTCKKCHGLPYGAQEMPQTDYQQIGAVHLEVVENLSAGAFLSSFIRFISRRGVPKLIRTDCGTNFKLGSKVIENLFLENDENGSSVMSYSASEGIKWIFNPPASPWMGGAWERMVGSVKRCFQKSIGRKKLSFEQMTTVISRIEAIINTRPLTKVSATDLDEIPIRPIDFLQGNLKYSIPSTQLQCGNGDTVYDPELLQTVAQAQEALMFSETIATVFWERWNKEYLTSLRDNQRVLLKQPRHVTNTPQIGEIVLIEQEFLPRGNWMYGKVLETVPSADGLVRSAKLLTPNKRVIQRPLNKLYPLEIRSSVGDSHLELEKDSTSEREIHQKERVDSAESSSRRTRPTRQSKTHALKVIQEFERSLDRPSTSSSRQVSTYLLMAMLALSTICPVTATAHENNSIKCNEGRVEIVPPSSRFELCINAMCRIMSNVSKSYIFELEKSSLDENSTITLRSECESSVVFSTMQCEPPDFCEKSALLMSKDLIGNPHCWPLGAIITLTVLVYLSINSIMLIIWLIKCTRNAKRKGTPNSTSEEETIPMRTFNPHPINIPSALLICVALLALASKVITCQHGYMRHSVEVVCENRGNCTYNYNEEVLFNRINSNLCIQLNHANKTIGLIKIRSRPMKLSCSKVSLFFTRETKLKIYHTTRCSQMGSCTQSKCSRIRLDEVIPEFKRSSPYPGYSICGSTCGGIACGCFLPFPACTFLRIAHVPKKTQTVFEVVSCMEWQPVIQIDVDFMLYNKGKLKSFSLQPYVTQKYDELSLTVISLQKPHSPLMDKRFAVTPMKAMMLPDHYQLPVECESEASVLDAFVNCTNRMICSCENMKAPQTIFSSLYELTPVGQWTELQYRLSESYVDMLAFAVVGPITQILVVEGRKNYVLQFSVRESEVVDRRRLAVCERPGAMARDEAGRLFVANRSSASIQLVDTVRWTSARNVALADSLVPHFSASWGLLAIPLKGAIRLQRYSFRFGCK from the exons ATGACACTTGTTTTTCACAAAAGGCCGATATTGCTGAGTGCAAAAACGCTGCAGTCACTACTGGATAAGTACAGTACTTACTCAGATGAGATAAAACCATCAAGAACAGATGAGGAAAGGTACGAAGAGTATCTTAGTGCCGCAAATTTGCTCTCTGGAAGCATAGAGACAAtcaaaatgagcagaaacGCTCTTCAGGCATTGATAGATAAATTgcaaaaagaatatgaagaagCAAGATctaagggaaataaaaaagacctCACAAATGAAGTTGAGGAGATTGAAAATGACACGCAATTCAATGAAAGGATTGCAAAGGCAAACGAAATGGTATATATACTAAGTGCCAGAGTCACAGAAGCACGGAATCACATGGGAAAACTTGCAAGGAAGATGGGAATAACTCATAGAGAgcccacaaaacaaaaacctgcaagaataaatgaaactcACGCAGATCAGCAGACCGCAACAGAGTCAACTGCGACTGAGGAAACCGAAGAAGGTTCTTCACAAAATGACGCCATTTGGCTCTCGGAAGACAATTcaaattcggaaaaaagtagagaagacGATGAAGATTTCATATGTCGTACTCTCAAACCAAGGCAACTAAGTTTGCCACGATTCTACGGGGACGAAGAAGAGTTCCCTGAATTTTGGGCAATATATGAAACGCTCGTTGACCAAAGTAAGGTTTTAAGTACAGTCGAAAAAATGCTGTTACTTAGAGATAGCCTCAAAGGGAGAGCAGAAACAGCCATAAAAGGCATACAATTGATCCCACAAAATTATAAGTGGATGATTaatgctttgaaaaagaaatacggTAATAAACCGACTAACAGAgcaaaaatagtgcaaaaattaattaatttgccagcagcaaagaatgatgctgATAGCTGTATGAACACGTTCGACAAAATTCGAATGCTCATGAATCAAATGGTCTCTGCAGGCCAAAATATACCACAAATGCAAGATGCGATGTGGacagagaaaattttggagaaatttccttACACTATAGTGAAAAACGTTCTTGTTACAATTCAAGATcaagatgaagtgaaaatagaAGATGTAATGGATCATCTTGAGAAGGAGATTAATGCAAAAAAGTTTGTAGACGCACGTTTAAAAGGTcgtgtaaaatttgaaaaccatCCGAACCGAAGACAATACGGTGTGGATGTTACAGAACCCccaaaattgggaaaaatttgTCGTTTTTGTGACAACTCAAATCATATATCAGCGAACTGCCGAACAATCACTGATATCAAATCAAGGCGAAATATGGTGAAAGAAGCCAGACAATGCTGGAAATGTTTCTCAGAAGAACACAGCAGTTATGACTGTCAGAAACCAAATTGTCCTAAATGTGGCAAAATGCACGATGTAAGCCTTTGCATTTCCACTTCAAATGATGGTAACAGGACAAGATATAGCGCTGGTGACCGATCGCGCAATCAAAGCTCCTCCAATACCGTACCAGTTCCAAGAAATAACACTACTACTCGGAATCAATACGGCAATGGCCGCAATAATGGTAACGTCCGCAACAATCAGCAGACAAATCCTCATACAGCTGATCACAGTACTAACCACTCAGCCGAAGGTTCCGTGTACattgacaaaagaaaagagcaagtAGTCCTGATGACTGCCGAAGGAAATGTTTGGAATAATAACACCAGACAATTCGAAaaactcctgtttttctttgacactGGAGCTCAAAAAACCATCATTAGAGAGCAGACCGCAAGGGAATTTGGTCTTCCAACTCAGAAAACCGAAATCTGCACAATGTCAGGTATAGGTGGACATACcgaaaaatatcaaacaaaCATTGTCCCCCTCAAAATCAGCAATGCCTTTGGCAAGGAGATCCATATGACGATTCAAACCAAGCCAAttatcactaatggcttttcGTCTGTACGTCTCAACGATGCAGATAAACAATACCTCCAAGACAATGAGATTTGCATAAACAATCCGAGAGTTCGCGGTGAacatcaaaacccgcaaataTTAGTCGGTCTAGATAACTATTACGACCTCGTAAACACAGTTGACACTATAACTTTGCCATCTGGATTACGCATTGCGCGTACGGTATTCGGACCAACGGTACACGGCAAAGGGTCAATCAATTCGCAGCAAGAAGCGACAACGATAACACATGGCCTCAGCCTCGTTCAAGAACAGAATGAAtcagaaattctacagaagtTGTTCGAACTAGATGGTTTAGGAATATCATCAGAAGAATGTACTAAGAACGAAAACACATTCGAGTACTTCAAAAGCTATTCGAAATCAATATCGTTTGAAAACGGCGTTGTAACCGTACCCTTTCCCTTGAAAGATAATGTCATCGACCTAACGGATAATTACGGAATAGCGTACCGTCGATTGATTTCGTTACAAAGACAACTATCAAATAATATCCACCAACGTGAGTGgtataacaaaataatgaacgaTTATATCCAAAACGGAGTTGTCGAATTAGTCCAcggacaaaataaaaattcggcCGGCACTTACTACATGCCACATTCCGGAGTTTGGAAGCCAGAAAAGGCAAAACCATTGAGGATAGTATTTGATGCTTCCTCTAAGAGAGTCGGACAGCTTTCGCTGAATGATGTGATCTACACAGGAGAATCCTTCGTGAACAAAATTCATGATGTTCTAGTTGCAAGTAGAACCAGTGGAATTATTCTTTTATGCGATATTGAAGCGGCTTTCACGCAAATCAGACTAGTGGAAGATCATAAAGATTTGTGTCGGTTTTTATGGCTGAAAGACATGAATAAGCCTCCAAATCGAGACAACATAGCAGAATACAGATTCAATCGTTTGCCCTTCGGTAACACCTCGGCACCAAGTATTCTTAACATGGCCATTCTGGCATATTTAAATCACAAGAATACTCCGCTCTCACTGGAGattgcaaaaaatatttatgtggACAATATTCTCTTATGCGCCACCACCAAAGAGGAAGCACTAGAAAAATATACTGcttcaaagaatattttccgTGAAATCGGCATGAATTTACGAGAATATATTTCAAACTCTGCTGAAGTTAACAGAGCTATCCCAAAAGAGGATAGAGCGCCCACAGACAACATAAAACTTCTTGGCGTCAAATATGACACCAAATCGGACGAATTTGTGATGAAAGTTAcaattccacaaaaagaaaaactaaccaaACGCGATATTGTAAGCCAAATAAACTcgatctatgatcccgtaggCCTCGCAAGCCCACTGATTATCAAACTGAAGTCTCTAATGAGAGAAATTTATGATACAGGGATAGAATGGAAACAATACGTTCCGCAAGCGCTGTGTATTAAATGGAATTCTGTAATACAAGAGATAAACAATGCATGTATAAGGGTCAGTCGACCATTGCTACGTTCTCCCACGTCTCACACCTCAAGAATTTCCTTATGGGTGTTTTGTGACGCCAGCAAAATGGCAATATCGACATGCGCATATCTGAGGTGCGAAAACACTAATGAGATCACTTCATTGATTAGTGGAAAGAGCAAGCTAACACCAAAAAAGATCCAGCAGACTATACCACGCTTGGAATTGTTGGCTATCttaataggactgcgaatggCGAAAACCATTCTTGATTCAATaaacattgaaattatttccgtAAATGTCGCCAGTGATAGCGAAATAGCACTTCAGTGGATTAGGTCTTCACGCAAACTTCCGATATTCGTGACTAATCAGAAGGATCGCATTTTGAGATTGAAGACTCAAATCGAAGTCAAATCCATCCCAGTACATCTATTTCATGTTCCAACACATCATAATCCAGCAGACGTTGGAACTCGAGGCACAACGGCAAGCCTCATCAGTGATCATGATTGGGTGAGAGGACCCAGATGGCTAGAGCACGACCAGCAAACTTGGCTTATTCGATCCATAGATAACCTCAGCTGTGATCAGTTTTACGAAGAAATAGAGGACAATCAACATGTGAATGTTGAAACCACAAACGAGTCAGCGGAATCATCCCGTTTAATAATAGATCTAGCTCGTTTCTCTCGCTACAAAACAGCTCTTCGAACATTCTCAGTTGTTGGAAAATTGCTGAGTAAATGGGTGAAACGGTGCAATTACACCAGGTCAACATCGATTACGCTAAACGTACTCTCCCTCTATACAAATGAAGATGTCATTGCTGCGGAGGATATGGAGATCTCTGAGAAACTCATCTTAGCAGCTATTCACGAAAACATCAACgtgcaaaaattgcagaaacgaTTCCCAAATCAGAAGATTATCAGAGACGAAAAAGGTATCATTCGATACAAGTCACGCATTCAGAACGCCAATTTGCCATATGATGCAAAAATGCCAATTTTCATTCCGAATTACTCGGAACTAGCCAGGCTAATCATTCATGACCTGCATTATGGAAACGCACACTGCGGCAAAGAACAGACATTAACGCTGGCAAGACAACGATTTTGGATTCCCCAGCCATCTAGAATGATCAAGAAATATCTACGTACATGCAATACGTGTAAGAAATGCCACGGATTGCCATATGGAGCACAAGAGATGCCACAGACAGATTACCAACAGATCGG GGCTGTGCACCTTGAAGTGGTCGAAAATTTGTCAGCGGGTGCATTTTTAAGCAGCTTCATCCGTTTTATATCTCGAAGAGGTGTTCCAAAACTCATCCGAACTGATTGCGGAACGAATTTTAAATTGGGATCAAAAgtgattgaaaatttgttcctagaaaatgatgaaaatggtAGCTCCGTGATGAGCTACAGTGCCTCAGAAGGCATAAAGTGGATTTTCAATCCACCTGCTTCACCATGGATGGGAGGCGCATGGGAAAGAATGGTTGGCTCCGTGAAAAGatgctttcaaaaaagcattggacgtaaaaaattgtcatttgaACAAATGACTACAGTAATTTCAAGAATTGAAGCGATAATTAATACTCGCCCGTTGACAAAAGTAAGTGCAACGGATCTTGATGAAATACCGATAAGACCTATcgatttcctacaaggaaatCTAAAGTACTCTATTCCAAGCACGCAGTTACAGTGCGGTAATGGCGATACAGTATATGATCCCGAGTTGCTTcagacagttgcgcaagcacaGGAAGCATTAATGTTTTCGGAAACGATCGCTACAGTATTTTGGGAGCGATGGAACAAAGAGTATCTTACATCCTTGAGAGATAACCAGAGAGTGCTACTAAAACAACCGCGGCATGTGACAAATACACCGcaaattggagaaattgtACTTATTGAGCAAGAATTTCTTCCACGTGGTAACTGGATGTACGGCAAAGTACTAGAAACAGTACCAAGTGCAGATGGTCTTGTAAGATCAGCGAAACTCCTTACGCCAAACAAAAGAGTTATCCAAAGACCACTCAACAAGTTGTATCCCTTAGAAATACGTAGTTCTGTGGGAGACTCACATCTAGAACTCGAAAAAGACTCCACTTCTGAGCGGGAGATACACCAGAAAGAAAGAGTAGATTCAGCAGAATCATCTTCCCGCAGAACTCGTCCAACTAGACAATCGAAAACACATGCCTTAAAAGTCATccaagaatttgaaagaagtctTGACCGACCCTCTACTTCTTCAAGTAGACAGGTATCCACATATCTGCTGATGGCTATGTTGGCATTATCAACTATATGTCCAGTGACAGCGACAGCACATGAGAACAACTCAATAAAGTGCAACGAAGGAAGAGTAGAAATAGTGCCTCCTTCATCAAGATTTGAGCTTTGCATCAACGCAATGTGCAGAATTATGTCTAACGTATCGAAATCGTATATAtttgaattggaaaaatcatCATTAGATGAAAATAGCACGATTACGTTACGCTCTGAATGTGAGAGCTCAGTGGTCTTCTCGACTATGCAGTGCGAACCGCCAGACTTTTGCGAAAAATCGGCCTTGCTGATGAGCAAAGATCTTATAGGTAATCCTCACTGTTGGCCACTTGGAGCCATAATCACCTTAACAGTGTTAGTTTACCTTTCGATCAATAGCATCATGTTGATCATATGGTTAATTAAATGCACACGAAATGCAAAACGGAAAGGAACTCCGAATTCCACAtccgaagaagaaacaatTCCAATGAGAACATTCAATCCACATCCGATCAATATACCGTCCGCCTTGTTGATTTGTGTCGCACTCTTGGCACTAGCAAGCAAGGTAATTACTTGCCAGCATGGATATATGAGGCATAGTGTAGAGGTAGTCTGCGAAAATCGCGGAAACTGCACTTATAATTACAACGAGGAAGTTCTATTCAATAGAATCAACTCCAATCTTTGTATTCAGCTTAATCATGCTAACAAAACGATCGGACTTATAAAGATACGTTCGAGACCAATGAAACTGTCCTGTTCCAAAGTTTCATTATTCTTCACTAGAGAGACGAAACTCAAGATCTACCACACAACGAGATGCTCACAAATGGGCTCTTGCACTCAGTCTAAGTGCAGTAGAATTAGGCTGGACGAAGTAATTCCTGAGTTCAAAAGATCATCTCCATATCCAGGATACTCAATTTGTGGTAGCACATGCGGCGGTATAGCATGCGGTTGCTTCCTACCATTTCCAGCATGTACGTTTCTGAGGATTGCTCATGTTCCGAAGAAGACGCAGACTGTCTTTGAAGTAGTAAGTTGCATGGAATGGCAACCAGTAATCCAAATTGACGTCGATTTCATGCTTTATAATAAAGGAAAGCTGAAATCTTTCAGTTTACAACCTTATGTTACACAAAAGTATGATGAACTGTCGTTGACAgtcatttctttgcaaaaacctCATTCTCCATTGATGGACAAAAGATTCGCTGTAACCCCAATGAAGGCTATGATGCTACCAGATCATTATCAACTTCCCGTTGAATGCGAGTCAGAAGCATCTGTTCTAGATGCCTTTGTGAACTGCACAAATCGCATGATCTGTTCTTGCGAAAATATGAAAGCACCGCAAACA ATCTTCTCCTCCCTCTATGAATTGACTCCTGTTGGCCAATGGACAGAACTACAATACCGCCTCTCTGAAAGTTACGTAGACATGCTAGCATTCGCAGTAGTTGGACCAATCACACAGATCCTTGTTGTGGAAG GACGTAAAAACTATGTGCTGCAATTTTCGGTACGCGAGTCTGAAGTAGTAGATCGCCGTCGTTTAGCTGTCTGTGAACGACCTGGAGCTATGGCGAGGGATGAGGCAG GACGTCTCTTCGTAGCAAATCGCTCATCAGCTAGCATCCAACTTGTCGACACAGTTCGATGGACTTCTGCTCGTAATGTCGCATTAGCAGACTCATTGGTACCACATTTTTCAGCCTCATGGGGCCTACTAGCAATACCCCTCAAAGGTGCTATTCGTCTACAGCGATATTCATTTCGATTCGGttgtaaatag